In Crassostrea angulata isolate pt1a10 chromosome 6, ASM2561291v2, whole genome shotgun sequence, a genomic segment contains:
- the LOC128189284 gene encoding short-chain collagen C4-like — protein MAKFVLYFVFTIVGFGPHFNAENVDKRILLNDPDLVHTQIQAIQRELETVKTQLAAQVNINSAYQAEIDSLKRVNNQYSSQGSTYTIWGKKNCPSNNGTKAIYSGIAGGGHYNQPGNGANTLCLPHNPDPAPSDFPTHFQHDDKSLSGFLYGSEYQYTYRNVAVDDDVPCAICSVAHASSVIMIPAKMTCPTGWSKEYAGVLTASAQRPVHHIGEYLCVDENAEYLSEGARQQDYNGRLFYPVQAACGSLPCPPYKASQLISCVVCSK, from the exons ATGGCGAAATtcgttttgtattttgttttcacGATTGTTGGTTTTGGTCCACATTTCAACGCTGAAAATGTCGACAAAAGAATTCTGCTGAACGATCCCGATCTGGTCCATACTCAGATACAAGCCATTCAACGGGAGCTTGAGACGGTTAAAACTCAACTTGCCGCTCAGGTCAACATTAACTCCGCTTACCAAGCGGAAATTGATTCTCTTAAACGTGTCAACAATCAATATTCAAGCCAAG GGTCTACATATACCATTTGGGGCAAGAAAAACTGTCCTTCGAACAACGGTACAAAAGCAATCTACAGTG gaATAGCTGGTGGGGGGCATTATAACCAACCTGGAAACGGCGCCAACACTCTTTGTCTCCCACACAATCCGGATCCAGCTCCGTCGGATTTTCCAACTCATTTTCAACACGACGACAAGTCACTGTCTGGGTTTTTATATGGGTCAGAATATCAGTACACGTACAGGAATGTTGCAGTAGATGATGATGTCCCCTGTGCTATATGTAGTGTTGCGCATGCGTCATCCGTTATAATGATACCTGCCAAAATGACCTGTCCAACGGGATGGTCAAAAGAATATGCAGGAGTCTTAACAGCATCAGCTCAACGGCCTGTTCATCACATTGGAGAGTATTTGTGTGTAGATGAAAATGCTGAGTATCTCTCGGAGGGAGCTCGTCAACAAGATTATAATGGAAGGTTGTTTTATCCCGTCCAAGCAGCCTGTGGTTCACTCCCATGTCCGCCGTATAAGGCGTCACAGCTGATCTCTTGTGTAGTGTGTTCAAAATAA